In Janibacter cremeus, a genomic segment contains:
- a CDS encoding aldo/keto reductase: MELRRIGRSGLTVSAVGLGCNNLGRRGAATQNQEGSDAVVHAALDAGITLFDTADTYGAEPGLSEAMLGASLGSRRDEVVIATKFGMDVRGTNGPDFGARGSRRYIMTAVEASLRRLGTDHIDLYQFHSPDPLTPIEETLAALDDLVRDGKVRYIGHSNRAGWQIAEAEFVARARGGSRFISSQSHYNLLDRRAELEVMPAAQAYGLGVLPYFPLASGLLTGKYSSGTAPEESRLAQSQHVLDRTDLDQLRAFGDFARERDLTELQVAFSWLASRPSVPSVIAGATRPEQVVQNADAIRWVPTAEDEAALDEIFPPEPRVALF, from the coding sequence ATGGAACTTCGCCGTATCGGACGCTCCGGCCTGACCGTCTCCGCCGTCGGCCTGGGGTGCAACAACCTTGGTCGTCGCGGAGCCGCCACCCAGAACCAGGAGGGCAGCGACGCCGTCGTGCACGCCGCGCTCGACGCCGGCATCACCCTCTTCGACACCGCCGACACCTATGGCGCCGAGCCCGGCCTGTCCGAGGCGATGCTCGGCGCGTCCCTGGGCAGCCGCCGCGACGAGGTGGTCATCGCGACGAAGTTCGGCATGGATGTCAGGGGAACGAACGGCCCCGACTTCGGCGCTCGCGGCTCGCGGCGCTACATCATGACGGCGGTCGAGGCCTCGCTGCGGCGCCTGGGCACCGATCACATCGACCTCTACCAGTTCCACAGCCCGGACCCGTTGACGCCGATAGAGGAAACCTTGGCGGCCCTCGATGACTTGGTCCGCGACGGCAAGGTCCGCTACATCGGCCACTCCAACCGCGCCGGGTGGCAGATCGCGGAGGCGGAGTTCGTCGCCCGTGCGCGTGGTGGGTCACGGTTCATCTCCAGCCAGAGTCACTACAACCTCCTCGACCGCCGCGCCGAGCTCGAGGTCATGCCCGCGGCGCAGGCCTACGGACTGGGCGTCCTGCCCTATTTCCCGCTCGCCAGCGGGCTGCTCACCGGCAAGTACTCCTCGGGGACCGCGCCCGAGGAGAGCCGACTGGCGCAGTCGCAGCACGTCCTCGACCGCACCGACCTCGACCAGTTGCGCGCCTTCGGCGACTTCGCCCGCGAGCGCGACCTGACCGAGCTGCAGGTCGCCTTCTCCTGGCTGGCCTCCCGCCCGAGCGTCCCCAGCGTCATCGCTGGAGCCACCCGTCCCGAGCAGGTCGTGCAGAACGCCGACGCGATCAGGTGGGTACCCACCGCCGAGGACGAGGCCGCTCTCGACGAGATCTTCCCGCCGGAGCCGAGGGTGGCGCTCTTTTGA
- the holA gene encoding DNA polymerase III subunit delta, which yields MSKGAPPFVLVSGPEEVLADRAVEQVIADVRVTAPEVDVVTLTAEGYQEGELTVQASPSLFGEDKLIVVRDLHQAPDALQVDLLTYLSDPADSVTLVVTHASGNKGKKVLDTLKKAKALVIPAPAIKSDRDKAEFVTNEFRTARRKASPEAVQALVEAVGKDVRELASACQQLVDDTTGTIDADVVERYHGGRVEATGFKVADAAVAGRTGEALRLLRHAVDVGVDPVPIVAVIAMQLRQLAKVGGAGRGRSADLARDLGMAPWQIDKARRALQGWSGDALGRSIQAIAAADVEVKGGGRDPVYSVEKAILTISRERNGS from the coding sequence TTGAGCAAGGGCGCCCCGCCCTTCGTCCTCGTCTCGGGACCGGAGGAGGTGCTCGCCGACCGCGCCGTCGAGCAGGTCATCGCCGACGTGCGCGTGACCGCACCTGAGGTCGACGTCGTCACGCTCACCGCGGAGGGCTACCAGGAGGGCGAGCTGACCGTGCAGGCCAGTCCCTCCCTCTTCGGCGAGGACAAGCTGATCGTCGTGCGCGACCTGCACCAGGCACCCGACGCGCTCCAGGTCGACCTGCTGACCTACCTCTCCGACCCGGCGGACTCGGTGACCCTCGTCGTCACGCACGCCTCGGGCAACAAGGGCAAGAAGGTCCTCGACACGCTGAAGAAGGCCAAGGCCCTCGTCATCCCGGCTCCGGCGATCAAGAGCGACCGCGACAAGGCTGAGTTCGTCACCAACGAGTTCCGCACGGCCCGGCGCAAGGCGAGCCCGGAGGCGGTCCAGGCCCTTGTCGAGGCCGTCGGCAAGGACGTGCGCGAGCTGGCCTCGGCCTGCCAGCAGCTCGTCGACGACACCACCGGCACGATCGACGCCGACGTCGTCGAGCGGTATCACGGAGGGCGGGTCGAGGCGACCGGCTTCAAGGTGGCCGACGCCGCGGTGGCCGGCCGTACGGGTGAGGCCCTGCGGCTGCTGCGGCACGCGGTCGACGTCGGTGTCGACCCGGTGCCGATCGTCGCCGTCATCGCCATGCAGCTGCGGCAGCTGGCGAAGGTCGGGGGAGCGGGGCGTGGCCGCAGCGCCGATCTCGCCCGCGACCTCGGGATGGCGCCGTGGCAGATCGACAAGGCCCGCCGAGCGCTGCAGGGATGGAGCGGCGACGCGCTCGGACGCAGCATCCAGGCCATTGCCGCGGCCGACGTCGAGGTCAAGGGCGGCGGTCGCGACCCCGTGTACTCGGTGGAGAAGGCGATCCTGACGATCTCGCGGGAGCGCAACGGCTCCTGA
- the rpsT gene encoding 30S ribosomal protein S20, protein MANIKSQIKRVKTNNERTERNRAIKSELRTWIRKVRKAVEAGDAETAKSALVTASTKLDKAVTKGAIHANQAANKKSAMAKKVNTL, encoded by the coding sequence GTGGCAAACATCAAGTCCCAGATCAAGCGCGTGAAGACCAACAACGAGCGCACCGAGCGCAACCGTGCGATCAAGTCGGAGCTGCGCACCTGGATCCGCAAGGTCCGCAAGGCCGTCGAGGCCGGCGACGCCGAGACTGCCAAGTCGGCTCTCGTCACCGCGAGCACGAAGCTCGACAAGGCCGTGACCAAGGGCGCCATCCACGCCAACCAGGCCGCCAACAAGAAGTCGGCCATGGCGAAGAAGGTCAACACGCTCTGA
- a CDS encoding type II toxin-antitoxin system PemK/MazF family toxin, giving the protein MDGYPGDYDGDPPLEWAPTPREPTPSPGEIVWARVPYEEDHTQGKDRPVLLIGRDGPWLLALQLTSVDHDLDEAQEASVGRYWIDIGSGGWDHRGRRSEVRVNRVVRVDPAAVRRDGAVLDEQLFVAVAEAVRAVARGREYDDDPV; this is encoded by the coding sequence ATGGACGGCTACCCCGGTGACTACGACGGCGACCCACCGTTGGAGTGGGCCCCCACGCCGAGGGAACCCACGCCGTCCCCGGGCGAGATCGTGTGGGCCCGCGTGCCCTACGAGGAGGACCACACCCAGGGCAAGGACCGCCCGGTCCTGCTCATCGGTCGCGACGGCCCGTGGTTGCTGGCACTGCAGCTGACGAGCGTCGACCATGACCTCGACGAGGCCCAGGAGGCCTCCGTCGGACGCTACTGGATCGACATCGGCTCCGGTGGCTGGGACCACCGCGGTCGGCGCAGCGAGGTGCGCGTCAACCGGGTCGTCCGGGTCGATCCCGCCGCGGTCCGCCGTGACGGCGCGGTCCTGGACGAGCAGCTCTTCGTCGCCGTCGCCGAGGCCGTGCGGGCCGTCGCGCGGGGACGGGAGTACGACGACGACCCGGTCTGA
- the lepA gene encoding translation elongation factor 4 — protein sequence MSPKASEALPPNATPPAQIRNFCIIAHIDHGKSTLADRMLQMTGVVEERQMRAQFLDRMDIERERGITIKSQAVRMPWEAVDETFCLNMIDTPGHVDFTYEVSRSLAACEGAVLLVDAAQGIEAQTLANLYLAMENDLTIIPVLNKIDLPAAQPEKYSQELAGLIGCDPSDVLKVSGKTGEGVEELLDEIVTQLPPPVGDADAPARAMIFDSVYDNYRGVVTYVRVVDGALHPREKIVMMSTRATHELLEIGAISPDMVASKGLGVGEVGYLITGVKDVRQSKVGDTVTAAAAPATEAIGGYREPRPMVYSGLYPMDGSDYPTLRDALDKLKLNDAALAYEPETSAALGFGFRCGFLGLLHLEIVRERLEREFNLDLISTQPNVIYEVTMDDGTAVEVTNPSEFPYGKVAEVREPIVKATILAPSEFIGPIMELCQGKRGQLGGMDYLSEERVEMRYTLPLAEIVFDFFDQLKSRTRGYASLEYQEAGEQSADLVKVDILLQGDGVDAFSAVVHKDKAYAYGTMMAGKLRELIPRQQYEVPIQAAIGSRIIARETIRAIRKDVLAKCYGGDISRKRKLLEKQKEGKKRMKNIGTVEVPQEAFIAALSSDAGAVEKAKK from the coding sequence GTGTCACCCAAGGCCAGCGAGGCCCTCCCGCCGAATGCGACCCCGCCGGCGCAGATCCGCAACTTCTGCATCATCGCCCACATCGACCACGGCAAGTCCACGCTCGCCGACCGGATGCTCCAGATGACCGGGGTCGTGGAGGAGCGGCAGATGCGGGCACAGTTCCTGGACCGGATGGACATCGAGCGTGAGCGCGGCATCACCATCAAGTCCCAGGCCGTGCGGATGCCGTGGGAGGCGGTCGACGAGACGTTCTGCCTGAACATGATCGACACCCCGGGGCACGTCGACTTCACCTACGAGGTCTCCCGCTCGCTCGCGGCCTGCGAGGGCGCGGTCCTGCTCGTCGACGCAGCCCAGGGCATCGAGGCGCAGACCCTGGCCAACCTGTACCTGGCCATGGAGAACGACCTGACGATCATCCCGGTGCTCAACAAGATCGACCTGCCGGCCGCCCAGCCGGAGAAGTACTCCCAGGAGCTCGCCGGTCTCATCGGCTGCGACCCGTCCGACGTGCTCAAGGTCAGCGGCAAGACGGGCGAAGGGGTCGAGGAGCTCCTCGACGAGATCGTCACCCAGCTCCCCCCGCCAGTGGGCGACGCCGACGCCCCGGCTCGCGCGATGATCTTCGACTCCGTCTACGACAACTACCGCGGTGTCGTCACCTACGTGCGCGTCGTCGACGGAGCCCTCCACCCCCGCGAGAAGATCGTCATGATGTCGACGCGGGCCACCCACGAGCTCCTCGAGATCGGGGCGATCTCACCGGACATGGTCGCCAGCAAGGGGTTGGGTGTCGGCGAGGTCGGCTACCTGATCACCGGCGTGAAGGACGTGCGCCAGTCCAAGGTCGGTGACACCGTCACGGCTGCCGCCGCACCGGCTACCGAGGCCATCGGGGGATACCGGGAGCCCCGGCCGATGGTCTACTCGGGCCTCTACCCGATGGACGGCAGCGACTACCCGACGCTGCGCGACGCGCTGGACAAGCTCAAGCTCAACGACGCCGCCCTGGCCTACGAGCCGGAGACCTCCGCCGCGCTCGGCTTCGGCTTCCGATGCGGTTTCCTCGGGCTGCTCCACCTGGAGATCGTGCGCGAGCGCCTCGAGCGCGAGTTCAACCTCGACCTGATCTCCACCCAGCCCAATGTCATCTACGAGGTGACGATGGACGACGGGACCGCGGTGGAGGTGACCAACCCGAGCGAGTTCCCCTACGGCAAGGTCGCCGAGGTGCGCGAGCCGATCGTCAAGGCCACGATCCTCGCCCCGAGCGAGTTCATCGGCCCGATCATGGAGCTGTGCCAGGGCAAGCGCGGCCAGCTCGGCGGCATGGACTACCTGTCCGAGGAGCGCGTCGAGATGCGCTACACGCTGCCGTTGGCCGAGATCGTCTTCGACTTCTTCGACCAGCTGAAGTCCCGCACGCGTGGCTACGCCTCGCTGGAGTACCAGGAGGCGGGGGAGCAGTCGGCCGACCTGGTCAAGGTCGACATCCTGCTCCAGGGCGACGGCGTCGACGCCTTCAGCGCCGTCGTCCACAAGGACAAGGCCTACGCCTACGGCACGATGATGGCCGGCAAGCTGCGCGAGCTCATTCCGCGACAGCAGTACGAGGTGCCGATCCAGGCCGCCATCGGATCGCGGATCATCGCCCGCGAGACCATCCGCGCCATCCGCAAGGACGTGCTCGCCAAGTGCTACGGCGGTGACATCTCCCGCAAGCGCAAGCTGCTCGAGAAGCAGAAGGAGGGCAAGAAGCGGATGAAGAACATCGGCACCGTCGAGGTTCCGCAGGAGGCCTTCATCGCGGCGCTCTCCTCCGACGCCGGCGCCGTGGAGAAGGCCAAGAAGTAG
- a CDS encoding helix-turn-helix domain-containing protein: MQSFVEARLPGALTPFVGSMAGYRIDGASPGTHIGMPSGTVTLVLALDEPLHLVGADGRRGRFDTLIAGMHASPAHILHDGCQHGIQLDLTPHGASLLLGGPPGEISGTSVDLGELVGPSARRLHERLSETPDWSRRFDLVVEALFARREARWLPRPEVDHAWQLLARSRGRAPVREVAREVGWSPRHLGERFRQEFGQAPKTTARVLRFQESHRLIAAGRPLAEAAARAGYADQSHLNRDWLAFAGTSPTRWRREDEIAFVQDEVATGARS; the protein is encoded by the coding sequence GTGCAGTCCTTCGTCGAGGCACGACTCCCCGGCGCCCTGACCCCCTTCGTCGGGTCGATGGCCGGCTACCGCATCGACGGGGCGTCACCGGGGACCCACATCGGCATGCCGTCCGGCACGGTCACCCTCGTGCTCGCCCTCGACGAGCCGCTGCACCTCGTCGGTGCAGATGGACGAAGGGGGCGCTTCGACACCCTGATCGCGGGGATGCACGCGTCGCCGGCGCACATCCTCCACGACGGCTGCCAGCACGGCATCCAGCTCGACCTGACGCCGCACGGAGCCTCTCTGCTGCTGGGCGGGCCGCCGGGCGAGATCTCGGGCACCTCGGTCGACCTGGGGGAGCTCGTCGGGCCGTCCGCACGGAGGCTGCACGAGCGGCTCAGCGAAACACCTGACTGGAGTCGTCGTTTCGACCTCGTGGTCGAGGCCCTCTTCGCTCGTCGTGAGGCACGGTGGTTGCCGCGGCCGGAGGTAGATCACGCCTGGCAGCTCCTCGCCCGCAGTCGTGGCCGGGCCCCCGTCCGGGAGGTGGCCCGCGAGGTGGGCTGGTCACCACGACACCTGGGGGAGCGCTTCCGGCAGGAGTTCGGGCAGGCGCCCAAGACGACGGCGCGCGTCCTGCGGTTCCAAGAGAGCCACCGGCTGATCGCGGCCGGTCGCCCGCTCGCGGAGGCTGCGGCCCGGGCCGGGTATGCCGACCAGAGCCACCTCAACCGTGACTGGCTCGCCTTCGCGGGCACGTCGCCGACCAGGTGGCGCCGCGAGGACGAGATCGCATTCGTCCAAGACGAGGTGGCCACCGGTGCGCGATCCTGA
- a CDS encoding VOC family protein, with the protein MDTTQQTMISSARPDDPHFTTPIGGVMLYVVTDDPDAVHTRAKGAGAAVTRPMEDADYRVTRLQHPRPGGQLVELRHVRRVT; encoded by the coding sequence ATGGACACCACACAGCAGACCATGATCTCCAGCGCCCGCCCTGACGACCCGCACTTCACCACGCCGATCGGTGGGGTCATGCTCTATGTCGTCACCGACGACCCGGACGCCGTGCACACGCGCGCGAAGGGGGCCGGCGCGGCCGTCACCCGGCCCATGGAGGACGCCGACTACCGGGTCACGCGGCTTCAGCATCCTCGACCCGGAGGGCAACTCGTGGAGCTTCGGCACGTACGCCGGGTGACGTGA
- a CDS encoding DUF4442 domain-containing protein — MAQQTFTLYKRISRLPRGKQIFSLLYARKAPYFATVRPKVRQVRENYAELSIANRKAVHNHIGTLHAIAVCNGLEAAMGLLAEATCPADKRWLPRGLRVDYLAKSTTDLLCIAETDAVDWAGTPGDVDIRVKAVRTDGVVVVEGVIPVYVSMKPTKHT, encoded by the coding sequence GTGGCACAGCAGACCTTCACCCTGTACAAGCGCATCTCCCGACTCCCGCGAGGCAAGCAGATCTTCTCGCTGCTCTACGCCAGGAAGGCGCCCTACTTCGCGACTGTGCGGCCCAAGGTGCGTCAGGTCCGGGAGAACTACGCCGAGCTGTCCATCGCCAACCGCAAGGCCGTGCACAACCACATCGGCACCCTGCACGCCATCGCCGTGTGCAACGGCCTGGAGGCAGCGATGGGACTGCTCGCCGAGGCCACCTGCCCGGCGGACAAGCGGTGGCTGCCGCGCGGTCTGCGGGTGGACTACCTGGCGAAGTCGACCACCGACCTGCTCTGCATCGCCGAGACCGACGCGGTCGACTGGGCCGGCACCCCCGGTGACGTCGACATCCGCGTCAAGGCGGTGCGCACCGACGGCGTGGTCGTCGTCGAGGGCGTCATCCCGGTCTACGTGTCGATGAAGCCGACGAAGCACACCTGA
- a CDS encoding tyrosine-protein phosphatase has protein sequence MTHWIELDGVVNMRDLGGLPTLRGGRTRDGRLVRSDNLQDLTRQDVLRLVGEVGVTDIIDLRTDVERELTGPGPLSETSLAHHNLSFIAEDRHPGAARSSADSGKEALVLSEGDPDRGTPDFWTRHYLGYLHQRPDSVAGALSVIADSRGGAVVHCAAGKDRTGTVTAMALSVAGVPDEEIIADYAASGERIRQIIDRLIDIEPYKWGLQGRSLDEQTPQPETMEMILRTLEDEHGGATGWLRGQGWDDDRLDLLRGRLLG, from the coding sequence ATGACCCACTGGATCGAGCTCGACGGCGTCGTCAACATGCGCGACCTCGGAGGGCTGCCCACCCTCCGCGGCGGGCGGACCCGCGACGGCCGTCTCGTGCGCAGCGACAACCTCCAGGACCTCACGCGTCAGGACGTACTACGCCTCGTCGGCGAGGTGGGCGTCACCGACATCATCGACCTGCGCACCGACGTCGAGCGCGAGCTCACCGGGCCCGGCCCCCTGAGCGAGACGTCGTTGGCGCACCACAACCTCAGCTTCATCGCCGAGGACCGCCACCCGGGCGCGGCCCGCAGCAGCGCCGACAGCGGCAAGGAGGCCCTGGTGCTCTCCGAGGGCGACCCGGACCGCGGCACCCCCGACTTCTGGACGCGCCACTATCTGGGGTACCTGCACCAGCGTCCCGACTCCGTCGCAGGTGCGCTCAGCGTCATCGCGGACAGCCGTGGCGGCGCCGTCGTGCACTGCGCCGCGGGCAAGGACCGCACCGGGACGGTCACGGCGATGGCGCTGTCGGTCGCCGGGGTACCCGACGAGGAGATCATCGCCGACTACGCCGCCAGCGGTGAGCGGATCCGGCAGATCATCGACCGGCTGATCGACATCGAGCCGTACAAGTGGGGGCTGCAGGGGCGCTCGCTCGACGAGCAGACACCGCAGCCGGAGACGATGGAGATGATCCTGCGCACCCTCGAGGATGAGCACGGTGGGGCCACCGGGTGGCTGCGCGGGCAGGGCTGGGACGACGACCGGCTGGACCTGCTGCGCGGCCGGCTCCTGGGCTAG
- the hemW gene encoding radical SAM family heme chaperone HemW, translating to MPALPDGDEAPRDGALPATARDTVGQRPFGIYLHVPFCTVRCGYCDFNTYTATELGPVGGAKGASVATFVDAAITELELAQQVLGDPPVVSTVFVGGGTPTLLPAQDLVRFLAAVRERWGLADDVEVTTEANPDSVDVDSLRVLAEGGFTRVSLGMQSAVPGVLATLDRTHDPANVAKAVAAAREVGLAVSLDLIYGTPGETLEQWRTSLETAIALEPDHVSAYALTVEEGTKLAARVRRGELPRPTDDDEADKYELADELLADAGFDWYEISNWSRTPAGRCRHNEAYWRSDDWWGVGPGAHSHVAGVRWWNVKHPAAWAQRLAQGSPAAARELLTHEQRSDEQILLGVRLRRGMPTAWLAPEGRRAVAGLVADGLVDGRAAVGGDVVLTRRGRLLADTVVHHLIAGGPDPAQVSATHD from the coding sequence GTGCCTGCCCTGCCCGACGGAGACGAGGCGCCGCGCGACGGTGCCCTGCCCGCCACCGCCCGTGACACGGTCGGACAGCGACCCTTCGGGATCTACCTGCACGTGCCCTTCTGCACCGTCCGGTGCGGCTACTGTGACTTCAACACCTACACGGCCACCGAGCTGGGCCCCGTCGGGGGAGCGAAAGGGGCGAGTGTCGCCACCTTCGTCGACGCGGCGATCACCGAGCTCGAGCTCGCCCAGCAGGTCCTGGGGGACCCACCGGTCGTGTCCACCGTCTTCGTCGGCGGCGGCACCCCGACGCTCCTGCCTGCGCAGGACCTCGTGCGCTTCCTCGCAGCCGTCCGCGAGCGCTGGGGACTGGCCGACGACGTCGAGGTGACCACCGAGGCCAATCCCGACTCGGTGGACGTCGACTCCCTGCGCGTCCTCGCCGAGGGCGGGTTCACCCGTGTCAGCCTGGGCATGCAGTCGGCCGTTCCGGGGGTCCTGGCGACACTGGACCGCACCCACGACCCCGCCAACGTCGCCAAGGCCGTCGCGGCCGCCCGCGAGGTGGGTCTGGCGGTGAGCCTCGACCTCATCTACGGCACGCCGGGGGAAACCCTCGAGCAGTGGCGCACCTCGCTCGAGACCGCGATCGCGCTCGAGCCGGACCATGTCTCGGCGTATGCCCTCACCGTCGAGGAGGGCACGAAGCTCGCCGCCCGCGTCCGCCGGGGCGAGCTGCCCCGGCCCACGGATGATGACGAGGCCGACAAGTACGAGCTCGCGGACGAACTGCTCGCCGACGCGGGGTTCGACTGGTACGAGATCAGCAACTGGTCACGCACGCCCGCCGGCCGGTGCCGGCACAACGAGGCCTACTGGCGCAGCGACGACTGGTGGGGTGTCGGTCCCGGTGCGCACAGCCACGTCGCCGGTGTGCGGTGGTGGAACGTCAAGCACCCCGCTGCCTGGGCCCAGCGCCTGGCGCAGGGTTCCCCGGCGGCCGCGCGGGAGCTCCTCACCCACGAGCAGCGCAGCGACGAGCAGATCCTGCTGGGCGTCCGGCTGCGGCGGGGCATGCCCACCGCCTGGCTGGCGCCGGAGGGACGAAGGGCGGTGGCCGGCCTGGTCGCCGACGGTCTCGTCGATGGTCGTGCCGCCGTCGGCGGCGACGTCGTGCTCACCCGTCGGGGACGCCTGCTCGCCGACACCGTCGTCCACCACCTCATCGCCGGGGGACCGGATCCCGCTCAGGTGAGCGCGACCCATGACTGA
- a CDS encoding trimeric intracellular cation channel family protein — protein MTDSPAVVPDIIRFLDLLGVLANGLLGGAVARRFNLDPVGFTVLAIISALGGGAIRDVLLDLTPIALTDLDYLTVALVAAGVAFLVPLEGRRWRQWFPWVDAIALGTWAVVGTQKALLNDIHWLPAILLGVLTACGGGAVRDMMLGRVPVILQQSELYASAAFVAGAIFVVLDIVIPGTGASLIAAAVGGGICVLARKRGWRLPTEPRWITAHPKD, from the coding sequence ATGACTGACTCGCCTGCAGTCGTCCCGGACATCATCCGCTTCCTGGACCTGCTCGGCGTGCTCGCCAACGGCCTGCTCGGCGGAGCCGTCGCCCGCCGCTTCAACCTCGACCCGGTCGGGTTCACCGTCCTGGCGATCATCTCGGCCCTGGGCGGCGGGGCGATCCGCGACGTGCTGCTCGACCTGACGCCCATCGCCCTGACGGACCTGGACTACCTGACGGTCGCCCTCGTCGCCGCCGGCGTCGCCTTCCTGGTCCCGCTCGAGGGGCGACGCTGGCGCCAGTGGTTCCCCTGGGTCGACGCGATCGCCCTGGGTACCTGGGCCGTCGTCGGCACGCAGAAGGCCCTGCTCAACGACATCCACTGGCTGCCGGCGATACTGCTGGGCGTGCTCACCGCGTGCGGTGGCGGCGCCGTGCGGGACATGATGCTCGGCCGCGTGCCGGTGATCCTGCAGCAGTCCGAGCTCTACGCGAGCGCAGCCTTCGTCGCGGGCGCGATCTTCGTCGTCCTCGACATCGTCATTCCCGGCACGGGCGCCTCGCTCATCGCCGCAGCCGTGGGTGGTGGCATCTGCGTGCTGGCCCGCAAGCGCGGCTGGCGGCTGCCGACCGAGCCCCGGTGGATCACCGCGCATCCCAAGGACTGA
- the fabG gene encoding 3-oxoacyl-ACP reductase FabG, translated as MSTTRTAVVTGAARGIGRAVAHRLATDGHHVAVLDLDESACQVVADEITEGGGTAIAVGVDVSDPEQVEAGVARIAAELGAPTLLVNNAGIIRDNLIFKMDVEDWDAVMSVHLRGAFLMTKACQAHMTAAKYGRIVNLSSTSALGNRGQVNYSAAKAGMQGFTKTLAIELGRFGVTANAIAPGFIQTDMTAATAERIGVPFDDFLAHAAKETAVQRVGQPEDIAATASFLLSQEAGFVSGQVIYVAGGPKD; from the coding sequence ATGAGCACCACCCGCACCGCCGTCGTCACGGGAGCCGCCCGCGGCATCGGCCGCGCCGTCGCCCACCGACTGGCCACCGACGGGCACCACGTCGCGGTGCTCGACCTCGACGAATCGGCCTGCCAGGTCGTCGCCGACGAGATCACCGAGGGCGGCGGCACCGCGATCGCGGTCGGCGTCGACGTCTCCGACCCGGAGCAGGTCGAGGCAGGGGTGGCCCGGATCGCTGCTGAGCTGGGCGCCCCGACCCTGCTGGTCAACAACGCGGGGATCATCCGCGACAACCTGATCTTCAAGATGGATGTCGAGGACTGGGACGCCGTGATGTCGGTACACCTGCGCGGCGCCTTCCTGATGACCAAGGCATGCCAGGCGCACATGACTGCCGCGAAGTACGGCCGGATCGTCAACCTCTCCTCGACGTCGGCCCTCGGCAACCGCGGCCAGGTCAACTACTCCGCGGCCAAGGCTGGCATGCAGGGCTTCACCAAGACTCTCGCGATCGAGCTGGGCAGGTTCGGGGTCACGGCCAACGCCATCGCCCCGGGCTTCATCCAGACCGACATGACCGCGGCGACCGCCGAGCGGATCGGCGTGCCCTTCGATGACTTCCTCGCCCATGCCGCCAAGGAGACCGCGGTCCAGCGCGTCGGACAGCCGGAGGACATCGCGGCGACCGCGTCCTTCCTGCTCTCGCAGGAGGCCGGCTTCGTCTCCGGGCAGGTCATCTACGTGGCCGGTGGCCCCAAGGACTGA
- a CDS encoding DUF3097 family protein, which translates to MNDRYGNDVLSGDWRSSGRLARPTSRPIEARHGTVVEDVETGWVGAVVGVEKAGGVHVVHLEDRRGKVRAFPLGAGFLQDGTPVALTAPKGAQRAALAKAEEAASRTASGSVAVRDARARVARGSRIFVEGRHDAELVEKVWGHDLRIEGVVVEMLDGVDDLAAVIRDFSPGRGRRMGVLVDHLVPGTKESRIVEKANRVAPEHVLVVGHPYVDVWQSVRPQRLGMQTWPQIPRSMEWKRGICAHLGWPHDSQADIARAWKQILGTVRSYADLEPSLLGRVEELIDFVTAEG; encoded by the coding sequence GTGAACGACCGATACGGCAATGACGTGCTCTCCGGCGACTGGCGCTCCTCCGGCCGCCTCGCCCGCCCCACCTCGCGCCCGATCGAGGCGAGGCACGGCACCGTCGTGGAGGACGTCGAGACCGGCTGGGTCGGCGCCGTCGTCGGCGTGGAGAAGGCCGGTGGTGTCCACGTCGTCCACCTCGAGGACCGTCGTGGCAAGGTACGCGCCTTCCCCCTGGGTGCCGGGTTCCTGCAGGACGGTACGCCGGTGGCGCTCACCGCACCGAAGGGGGCGCAGCGGGCCGCCCTGGCGAAGGCCGAGGAGGCCGCCTCGCGCACGGCCAGCGGATCCGTCGCCGTGCGCGACGCCAGGGCCCGGGTCGCCCGCGGGTCGCGGATCTTCGTCGAGGGGAGGCACGACGCCGAGCTCGTCGAGAAGGTGTGGGGCCACGACCTGCGCATCGAGGGAGTCGTGGTCGAGATGCTCGACGGCGTCGACGACCTCGCGGCGGTCATCCGGGACTTCTCGCCCGGCCGCGGTCGACGGATGGGCGTGCTCGTCGACCACCTGGTGCCGGGCACGAAGGAGTCGAGGATCGTCGAGAAGGCCAACCGGGTCGCCCCCGAGCACGTCCTCGTCGTCGGCCACCCCTATGTCGACGTCTGGCAGTCCGTGCGACCGCAGCGGCTGGGCATGCAGACCTGGCCACAGATCCCACGCTCCATGGAGTGGAAGCGCGGGATCTGCGCGCACCTGGGGTGGCCGCACGACTCCCAGGCCGACATCGCCCGGGCGTGGAAGCAGATCCTAGGCACCGTCCGCAGCTACGCCGACCTCGAGCCGTCTCTGCTCGGCCGGGTCGAGGAGCTGATCGACTTCGTGACCGCCGAGGGCTGA